One segment of Dolichospermum sp. DET69 DNA contains the following:
- a CDS encoding AAA family ATPase: MTMVQKIALFNHKGGVSKTTTTFNLGWMLAAKGKRVILVDTDPQCNLTGIALKEETEDDEARIENIYNTHSNIKTGLAPAFESQPRAIEAVDCIQIEGQEGLFLLPGHVGFAEYEVTLGIAQELTGSIHALKNLPGAISDLLEKTANKFNADYILIDMSPSLGAINQNLLMISDFFLVPTTADFFSVMAIDSLARILPKWCAWARKASANPILKEANYPFPEFSLKFLGTIVQNYRIIRGKETTAFQTWIEKIENTVSKTLKPMLEKNNLLLPNQVYNQQGINGSFTMTKISNFNSLIALSQEHCTPIYALTPEQLDQHGIVLEANQKKQEEFRETFSDLADKIIALSSTYAVSV; encoded by the coding sequence ATGACAATGGTTCAAAAAATTGCCTTATTTAATCACAAAGGTGGTGTTAGCAAAACGACCACTACTTTTAATTTAGGTTGGATGCTTGCTGCAAAGGGGAAGAGAGTTATCCTTGTAGATACAGACCCCCAATGTAATCTTACAGGAATAGCACTGAAAGAAGAAACTGAAGATGATGAAGCAAGAATAGAAAATATTTACAACACACATTCTAATATCAAGACTGGTTTAGCTCCTGCTTTTGAGTCACAACCACGGGCTATAGAAGCTGTAGATTGTATTCAGATAGAAGGTCAAGAAGGTCTATTTTTGTTACCTGGTCATGTGGGCTTTGCTGAATACGAAGTAACATTAGGTATAGCTCAAGAACTTACTGGATCAATTCATGCACTTAAAAACTTACCAGGTGCGATTTCTGATCTTTTAGAAAAAACTGCTAATAAATTTAATGCTGACTACATTTTAATTGATATGAGTCCCAGTTTAGGAGCAATAAATCAAAATTTATTAATGATTAGTGATTTTTTCTTAGTACCCACAACTGCTGATTTCTTTTCAGTAATGGCAATAGATTCTCTGGCTAGAATTTTACCAAAATGGTGTGCTTGGGCAAGAAAAGCAAGCGCAAACCCTATATTAAAAGAAGCAAACTATCCATTTCCTGAATTTAGTTTGAAATTTTTAGGAACTATAGTTCAAAACTATAGAATTATCAGAGGTAAAGAAACAACAGCATTTCAAACATGGATAGAAAAAATAGAAAATACAGTTAGTAAAACACTAAAACCAATGCTAGAAAAAAATAACTTGTTGTTACCTAATCAAGTTTATAATCAACAGGGTATAAATGGTAGTTTTACTATGACAAAAATTTCTAACTTTAACAGTTTAATTGCTTTATCACAAGAACACTGTACACCAATTTATGCCCTAACACCTGAACAGTTAGACCAGCACGGTATAGTTTTAGAAGCCAATCAAAAAAAGCAAGAAGAATTTAGAGAAACTTTTTCAGATTTAGCAGACAAAATTATTGCCCTATCATCTACCTATGCAGTCAGCGTGTGA
- a CDS encoding U32 family peptidase, which yields MTSISTPTLKLPELLAPAGNWECAQAAVENGADAIYFGLEKFNARMRAENFTAADLPELMEFLHLRGVKGYITLNTLIFPQELTEAQQYLKTIISAGVDAVIVQDVGICRLIRHLSPDFPIHASTQMTITSAAGVEFAKSLGCQLVVLARECSISEINKIQQQISQKNTSLPLEVFVHGALCVAYSGQCLTSEALGGRSANRGECAQACRMPYDLIADGEIVNLGDRKYLLSPQDLAGLEVLPELVKSGVTSLKIEGRLKAPEYVANVTQVYRQALNRIMETNVETFHGTSLQTFSIHKKDQYNLEMAFSRGLYTGWFEGINNQELVHARFGKKRGVYLGEVTRINNGEISVKLEAPVKPGDGIVFDCGHPESKEEGGRIYGVIPNGKETILTFGRNDLNFHSIHIGDKVWKTNDPELDKQIRQSYTGEHPQFTRPINIEVHGEIGGKLIAISRDESWNIVQVESELFIAEAHTKPLSTERLKEQFGRLGNTPFYLDTFINNLNGNIMLPVSELNRMRREIVTQLEELRSRPKLWELNHQGKWQDLITSTLASIPTSPSLIVLVRNIAQLEALLTADIKTIYCEFEDPRNYKEAVKMVRKSEQEISIFVAPPRITKPGETWILKQVKDSQADGYLIRNYDQLEYFATERCIGDFSLNVANPLTADYFKTRFNLERLTASYDLNINQLEALITNYPPQNFEVTIHQHIPMFHMEHCVFCAFLSEGTDYTNCGRPCDTQAVTIRDRVGSEHILKADAGCRNTVYNSTAQTGAEYVQRLISLGLQHLRIEFVNETPEQVQKTIHSYQKLLQGEIIGSQLWRELKLQNQLGVTRGALGMM from the coding sequence ATGACAAGCATCTCCACTCCTACCCTCAAACTCCCCGAACTCCTAGCACCTGCGGGTAACTGGGAATGCGCTCAAGCCGCAGTAGAAAACGGTGCAGATGCGATTTATTTTGGTTTAGAAAAGTTTAACGCGAGAATGCGGGCTGAGAATTTCACAGCAGCAGATTTACCGGAATTAATGGAATTCTTGCACCTGCGCGGAGTCAAAGGTTATATCACGCTAAATACCCTGATTTTCCCCCAGGAACTCACAGAAGCACAGCAATACCTCAAAACCATCATTTCTGCGGGTGTTGATGCTGTCATCGTTCAAGATGTGGGTATTTGTCGGCTGATTCGGCATCTTTCCCCTGACTTTCCTATTCACGCTTCTACTCAAATGACTATTACCAGTGCTGCGGGGGTAGAATTTGCCAAATCGTTGGGATGTCAATTGGTCGTTTTAGCGCGGGAATGTTCAATTTCTGAAATTAATAAAATTCAGCAACAAATATCTCAAAAAAATACTTCCTTACCTTTGGAAGTTTTTGTTCACGGTGCTTTGTGCGTCGCATATTCTGGACAATGTTTAACCAGCGAAGCATTAGGAGGACGTTCTGCAAATCGGGGAGAATGCGCTCAAGCTTGCAGAATGCCTTATGATTTAATTGCAGATGGAGAAATTGTCAATTTAGGCGATCGCAAATATTTATTAAGTCCTCAAGATTTAGCTGGTTTGGAAGTTTTACCAGAGTTAGTTAAATCTGGAGTTACTTCTTTAAAAATAGAAGGACGTTTGAAAGCACCGGAATATGTTGCTAACGTAACTCAAGTTTATCGTCAAGCATTAAATAGAATTATGGAAACAAATGTAGAGACGTTCCATGGAACGTCTCTACAAACATTTTCTATTCATAAAAAAGACCAATACAATTTAGAAATGGCATTTTCTCGCGGACTATATACTGGTTGGTTTGAGGGAATTAATAATCAAGAGTTAGTTCATGCACGATTTGGCAAAAAACGTGGTGTTTATTTAGGAGAAGTTACCAGGATTAACAATGGAGAAATAAGCGTAAAATTAGAAGCACCTGTTAAACCGGGAGACGGGATTGTTTTTGATTGTGGACATCCTGAAAGCAAAGAAGAAGGAGGAAGAATATATGGTGTTATTCCCAATGGTAAAGAGACAATATTAACTTTTGGCAGAAATGATTTAAATTTCCATAGTATCCATATAGGTGATAAAGTTTGGAAAACTAATGATCCAGAACTCGATAAACAAATTCGTCAAAGTTATACGGGAGAACATCCCCAATTTACTAGACCTATTAATATAGAAGTGCATGGAGAAATTGGCGGAAAATTAATAGCTATATCGCGTGATGAATCTTGGAATATAGTTCAAGTAGAATCAGAACTATTCATAGCTGAAGCACATACAAAACCCCTCTCTACAGAAAGATTAAAAGAACAATTTGGACGGTTAGGAAATACACCTTTCTATTTAGACACTTTTATAAATAATCTCAACGGTAATATTATGTTACCCGTGAGTGAATTAAACCGAATGCGTCGGGAAATAGTCACTCAATTAGAAGAATTAAGAAGCAGACCCAAACTTTGGGAATTAAATCATCAGGGAAAATGGCAAGATTTAATTACTTCTACATTAGCATCTATTCCAACTTCTCCTTCCCTAATTGTTTTAGTTAGAAACATTGCACAATTAGAAGCATTATTGACAGCAGATATCAAAACAATCTACTGCGAATTTGAAGATCCTCGCAACTATAAAGAAGCAGTAAAAATGGTACGAAAATCTGAACAGGAAATCAGTATTTTTGTCGCACCACCACGAATAACAAAACCCGGAGAAACCTGGATTTTAAAACAAGTTAAAGATTCTCAAGCTGATGGTTATTTAATTAGAAATTATGACCAATTAGAATATTTTGCCACAGAAAGATGTATTGGTGATTTTTCTTTAAATGTAGCTAATCCTTTAACAGCAGATTACTTTAAAACCCGCTTTAATTTAGAACGATTAACAGCATCTTACGACTTAAATATTAACCAACTTGAAGCTTTAATTACAAATTATCCACCGCAAAACTTTGAAGTGACAATACATCAACATATACCAATGTTCCACATGGAACACTGCGTATTTTGCGCTTTTCTATCTGAAGGAACAGATTACACTAATTGCGGTAGACCTTGCGACACGCAAGCAGTCACAATCAGAGACAGGGTAGGTAGTGAACACATTCTCAAAGCTGACGCAGGATGTAGAAATACAGTATATAACAGTACGGCACAAACTGGGGCTGAATATGTGCAAAGATTAATTAGTTTAGGTTTACAGCACTTGCGAATTGAATTTGTGAATGAAACACCGGAACAAGTGCAAAAAACAATACATAGTTACCAGAAACTACTTCAAGGAGAAATTATCGGTTCTCAACTTTGGAGAGAATTGAAGCTACAAAATCAATTAGGTGTAACTCGTGGTGCGTTGGGGATGATGTAG